One window of Papaver somniferum cultivar HN1 chromosome 9, ASM357369v1, whole genome shotgun sequence genomic DNA carries:
- the LOC113314410 gene encoding protein HESO1-like — protein sequence MNLSSSSSYYSNGNGITITSSNTLLGRCLGDVLNVIKPLDGDVTARYTVINDLRAVVQSIPSLRDAGATVEPFGSFVSNLYTRWGDLDISIEIPCGDLVSTMVKNKKQKFLKEITKALRKRGMVRNLQLILQARVPLLIYETNLQNISCDISISNLLGQIKSKLFLWLTGIDGRFRDMILLIKEWAKAQQINDPKNGTLNSYSLCLLVIFHLQTCEPAIFPPLKDIYAGNVGRDLTGSRLTAERNIHDTCTANIDIFKRNSSGNLNQSSLPELFISFFQKFSRISVLASEYTICTYTGQWEYKRNNDKWTKDYPLLIEDPFEQPDNAARAVSMNQLPRISEAFERTHRSLVSSNQDRNSVIYGLVGRRVSSQLIPSHSTPRFINRGATDFPSLPRAPSPNEFYNRTNGTYPATSPSQNQLYNRTNETYPATSPSQNQLYNRTNGTYPASSVSIRRPMAPTTHFQSQQQRWEPKTTR from the exons ATGAATTTGTCTTCGTCGTCGTCCTATTACTCGAATGGGAATGGTATTACTATTACTAGTAGTAATACACTACTAGGACGTTGTCTTGGAGATGTACTCAATGTGATTAAACCATTAGATGGAGATGTTACAGCTAGGTATACTGTCATTAACGATTTACGAGCTGTTGTTCAATCTATCCCCAGTTTAAGAG ATGCAGGTGCGACTGTGGAACCATTTGGGTCGTTTGTATCTAATCTTTACACGAGATGGGGAGATTTGGATATATCTATTGAAATACCATGTGGTGATCTCGTTTCAACTATGGTCAAAAACAAGAAGCAGAAATTCTTGAAAGAGATAACTAAAGCTTTGCGCAAGAGGG GCATGGTACGGAATTTGCAACTTATCCTGCAGGCTAGGGTACCCCTTCTAATATATGAGACCAACCTCCAAAATATCTCTTGTGATATCTCTATCAGTAATCTGCTAGGTCAAATCAAATCCAAATTGTTTCTCTGGCTTACTGGGATTGATGGACGCTTCCGCGATATGATTTTACTG ATCAAAGAGTGGGCCAAGGCGCAACAAATCAACGACCCAAAGAATGGAACACTAAACTCATATTCTCTCTGTCTGCTTGTTATATTCCATCTTCAG ACATGTGAGCCTGCGATTTTCCCTCCATTAAAGGATATCTATGCAGGAAATGTTGGCAGAGATCTTACAG GTTCGAGGCTCACTGCAGAGAGAAATATACATGACACGTGTACTGCTAATATAGACATATTCAAGAGGAATAGTTCCGGAAATCTAAACCAAAGCTCTCTGCCTGAGCTTTTCATATCATTTTTTCAGAAG TTTTCTAGAATAAGCGTGCTGGCATCGGAGTACACAATCTGTACTTATACAGGGCAATGGgaatacaaaagaaacaatgatAAGTGGACCAAAGACTATCCTTTACTT ATCGAAGATCCGTTTGAGCAGCCTGATAATGCGGCAAGGGCTGTTTCCATGAATCAGCTTCCCAGGATATCTGAAGCATTTGAGAGGACCCACCGTTCACTTGTTTCATCCAATCAAGATAGAAATTCTGTGATCTATGGTCTAGTTGGACGTCGGGTCAGCTCCCAACTTATTCCATCACATAGTACTCCAAGGTTTATCAACAGAGGTGCTACAGATTTTCCTTCACTACCGCGAGCCCCATCTCCGAACGAGTTTTACAACAGGACAAATGGAACGTATCCTGCTACATCCCCATCTCAGAACCAGCTATACAACAGGACAAATGAAACGTATCCTGCTACATCCCCATCTCAGAACCAGCTTTACAACAGGACAAATGGAACATATCCCGCTTCCAGCGTCTCTATTCGCAGGCCAATGGCACCAACAACTCATTTTCAAAGCCAACAGCAGAGGTGGGAGCCAAAGACCACCAGATGA